In Caldivirga sp., a single genomic region encodes these proteins:
- a CDS encoding 50S ribosomal protein L14, translating into MAKRGGPRTVGVPWRFHLTPGIFMNSLVNVADNSGAKLVKVIGVVGHYSKNVHRRIPGVSVGDMVVVSVQEGKPEMRKQILRAIVVRQRRPFRRPDGTWVAFEDNAVVIVTEEGQVKGTEVHGPVAMEAAQRWPQVASIATMII; encoded by the coding sequence ATGGCTAAGAGAGGTGGACCACGTACAGTTGGTGTGCCGTGGAGGTTCCATTTAACGCCTGGAATATTCATGAATAGTTTAGTTAATGTTGCAGATAATAGTGGTGCGAAGTTAGTTAAGGTAATTGGAGTGGTTGGACACTACTCCAAGAATGTGCATAGGAGAATACCTGGGGTTAGTGTAGGTGATATGGTTGTGGTCAGTGTCCAGGAGGGTAAGCCTGAAATGAGGAAGCAGATACTTAGGGCTATTGTAGTTAGGCAAAGGAGACCATTTAGAAGACCTGATGGAACATGGGTTGCCTTTGAGGATAATGCGGTAGTGATAGTTACTGAGGAGGGGCAGGTTAAGGGTACTGAGGTTCATGGTCCAGTGGCTATGGAGGCTGCGCAGAGGTGGCCTCAGGTAGCATCAATAGCAACCATGATTATTTAA
- a CDS encoding pyridoxal phosphate-dependent aminotransferase → MEIGHFKWLSEHKADLNIASSGMIPVSKDDIEKLGKPVDIMGVLTSIYNVPIKSVALTHGTQEGNFAALSAIKSMVDQVVTVIPEYEPIRVLPSFLGLKGIEVKVSDGLGELINYVKPKTALFFSNPNNPLGVYLSKGEIRDLADEARRKGSYLIIDSIFLEFITSDLRDLPIENTAYTFSTSKFYTVDSFKIGWIIGDDKIIQRAVNVINLVSPLVMGLEAAYASIILQNREWFRRRNLSIILPNQESLMRISESLSSIIKVSYFSNMPIAYITTKCSVDSLELANELLSRGVLTVPGYYFGISNGIRVGLGSVSHDVFTKALNVMAKVIEDLCIKHFK, encoded by the coding sequence ATGGAGATAGGACACTTTAAGTGGTTAAGTGAGCATAAGGCTGACTTAAACATAGCAAGTAGTGGCATGATACCGGTTAGTAAGGATGATATTGAGAAACTGGGGAAACCAGTTGATATAATGGGGGTATTAACCAGCATTTATAATGTACCTATTAAGTCAGTGGCATTAACCCATGGTACTCAGGAGGGTAATTTCGCTGCCCTATCAGCAATTAAGAGCATGGTGGATCAGGTTGTAACAGTAATACCGGAGTATGAGCCAATTAGGGTTTTGCCAAGTTTCCTTGGGCTTAAGGGGATTGAGGTTAAGGTAAGTGATGGGTTAGGTGAATTAATCAACTACGTTAAGCCTAAGACAGCATTATTCTTCTCTAATCCAAATAACCCACTGGGCGTGTACTTAAGTAAGGGTGAGATTAGGGATCTTGCTGATGAAGCTAGGAGAAAGGGATCATACCTTATTATTGACTCAATCTTCCTCGAGTTCATTACTAGTGATTTACGTGACCTACCCATAGAGAATACTGCATATACTTTCAGTACATCAAAGTTCTACACTGTTGACTCATTTAAGATTGGTTGGATTATTGGTGATGATAAAATTATCCAAAGGGCAGTTAATGTGATCAACCTAGTGAGCCCACTGGTCATGGGGCTTGAAGCAGCCTACGCCTCAATAATACTTCAGAATAGGGAATGGTTTAGGAGGAGAAACCTAAGTATAATATTACCTAACCAGGAATCCTTAATGAGAATCAGTGAATCCTTAAGCAGTATAATTAAGGTATCATACTTCAGCAACATGCCTATAGCCTACATTACCACTAAATGCAGTGTGGATAGCCTTGAATTAGCTAATGAACTATTAAGTAGGGGTGTTTTAACAGTCCCAGGTTATTACTTCGGTATCAGTAACGGCATTAGAGTGGGGTTAGGCTCAGTTAGCCACGATGTCTTCACTAAGGCTCTTAACGTAATGGCTAAGGTAATTGAGGACCTATGCATCAAGCATTTTAAATAA
- a CDS encoding SRPBCC domain-containing protein, which translates to MVNLHYSGSFNLTKPPQEVNGALSNLSLVIKCIPNVVSYELINDSKAKVKFRVDLGDEVPIAELRRITSDTVIEVTEVSSNEIKLRVSGRAAGSSIEVMLSIVTEPSGSGSRVNWSADASLGRLLQMMSRFINVDSMVERIANDTINGIVKCLS; encoded by the coding sequence ATGGTTAACCTACATTATAGTGGTTCATTTAACTTAACTAAGCCTCCTCAGGAGGTTAATGGAGCATTATCGAACCTAAGCCTAGTAATTAAGTGTATTCCTAATGTCGTTAGTTATGAGTTAATCAATGATTCGAAGGCTAAGGTTAAGTTTAGGGTTGACCTGGGTGATGAGGTTCCAATAGCCGAATTAAGGAGGATAACATCAGACACGGTTATTGAAGTTACTGAGGTGTCAAGTAATGAGATTAAGCTAAGGGTGAGCGGCAGAGCTGCAGGCAGTTCAATAGAGGTAATGCTAAGTATAGTTACTGAACCCAGTGGTAGTGGTTCTAGGGTGAATTGGAGTGCTGACGCTAGTTTAGGTAGGTTGCTTCAAATGATGAGTAGGTTCATTAACGTTGACTCAATGGTGGAGAGAATAGCAAACGATACAATTAATGGTATAGTTAAGTGCCTTAGTTAA
- a CDS encoding DUF1286 domain-containing protein: MRLRTHVIFSMGLITLAESALRISNVVLLLGSSLVLSYLINFLIDVLGHEEKNGFTRRTPRTHTMGRSFTLGLIISILTAMFLYYMSPIGIYKALIIALMGPVTGWSHMLLDALTENGIYVKRRGKWTRFALAHFKYNNSALNWLFIVIGVMLIIKSLF; this comes from the coding sequence ATGCGCCTTAGAACCCACGTGATCTTCTCAATGGGCCTAATCACATTAGCTGAATCGGCACTGAGGATAAGTAATGTAGTCCTCCTCTTGGGGTCCTCCCTGGTTTTATCATACTTAATTAACTTTCTCATAGATGTACTTGGGCATGAGGAGAAGAATGGATTCACCCGTAGGACACCGCGAACACACACTATGGGTAGGTCATTTACCCTAGGCCTAATAATAAGTATATTGACGGCTATGTTCCTCTATTACATGTCACCCATAGGCATATATAAGGCATTAATCATTGCATTAATGGGTCCGGTGACTGGGTGGAGCCATATGCTACTGGATGCATTGACTGAAAACGGCATATACGTTAAGAGGAGGGGGAAGTGGACTAGGTTCGCCTTAGCCCACTTTAAGTACAATAATTCAGCACTAAACTGGTTATTCATAGTAATTGGAGTAATGTTAATCATTAAATCACTATTTTAA
- the gatD gene encoding Glu-tRNA(Gln) amidotransferase subunit GatD — MAYSERIKALLRGASEFSRVKIRLKDGSTLEGLILPRPEVGDPDVLLVKLENGYNAGVHIERIQSIEVLGKYEPPKVEVPSYGTVVSTKGTGGRVRFVATGGTIMSRVDYVTGAVYPSFSLEDLYLMYPELRELASIEMVNLMSIFSEDMTPTRWSAIADEACKAFNEGVVGVVVLHGTDTMHYTAAALAFALRSAPGPVVLVGAQRSSDRPSSDSFENLYAATLVASQASFAESVVAMHENTSDGVIAVHRGVRVRKMHTSRRDAFISINHEPIARVLTKEGKLIMNTSDYKGRGQLECSTRFDDKVALIKYYPGMSSEILDYLVDKGYHGIVIEGTGFGHVGEWLLKPIARAIELGIPIVISSQTIFGRVNLNVYRRGVELLRAGVIPSEDMHPETAFVKLSWVLANTSRDINEVRRLMLTPLAYEISQRTRPIDYIVKPSAPKY; from the coding sequence GTGGCTTACTCCGAACGAATTAAGGCCCTTTTAAGGGGGGCTAGCGAGTTTAGTAGAGTTAAGATACGTTTAAAGGATGGTTCAACATTGGAGGGTTTAATACTACCCAGGCCTGAGGTGGGTGATCCTGATGTATTACTGGTGAAGCTTGAGAATGGGTATAACGCTGGTGTTCACATTGAAAGAATACAGTCAATCGAGGTGCTTGGTAAGTATGAGCCACCTAAGGTTGAGGTACCATCATATGGTACCGTGGTGTCTACCAAGGGTACTGGGGGTAGGGTTAGGTTTGTGGCCACTGGGGGAACTATTATGTCTAGGGTTGATTACGTCACTGGGGCTGTCTACCCAAGTTTCAGCCTAGAGGACCTTTACTTAATGTACCCTGAATTAAGGGAATTAGCCTCAATTGAGATGGTTAACTTAATGTCAATATTCAGTGAGGACATGACTCCAACTAGGTGGAGTGCAATTGCTGATGAAGCATGTAAAGCATTTAATGAAGGAGTAGTAGGGGTTGTTGTACTACATGGTACAGACACAATGCACTACACTGCGGCTGCATTAGCCTTTGCCCTTAGGTCAGCCCCAGGTCCAGTGGTTCTTGTGGGTGCTCAGAGGAGTAGTGATAGGCCATCGAGTGACTCATTTGAAAACCTCTACGCAGCAACCCTAGTGGCTTCTCAGGCAAGCTTCGCTGAGTCAGTGGTTGCAATGCATGAGAACACCAGTGATGGTGTAATAGCTGTTCATAGGGGGGTGAGGGTTAGGAAGATGCATACGTCAAGGAGGGATGCCTTCATATCAATTAATCATGAGCCGATAGCTAGGGTATTAACTAAAGAGGGTAAGTTAATAATGAACACTAGTGATTATAAGGGAAGAGGACAATTGGAGTGTAGTACTAGGTTTGACGATAAGGTGGCCTTGATTAAGTATTACCCAGGCATGAGCAGTGAAATACTGGATTACCTAGTGGATAAGGGTTATCATGGTATAGTGATAGAGGGTACTGGCTTTGGTCATGTTGGTGAGTGGTTACTTAAACCAATAGCCAGAGCCATTGAGTTAGGCATACCCATTGTAATATCGAGCCAAACAATATTCGGTAGGGTTAACTTAAACGTATACAGGAGGGGGGTTGAGTTACTTAGGGCTGGTGTAATACCAAGTGAGGATATGCATCCTGAGACAGCCTTCGTTAAGTTATCATGGGTTTTAGCCAACACTTCAAGGGACATTAACGAGGTTAGGAGGCTCATGCTTACGCCACTTGCCTATGAGATTAGCCAGAGAACAAGGCCCATTGATTACATTGTTAAGCCAAGTGCGCCTAAGTACTAG
- a CDS encoding aldehyde dehydrogenase family protein has product MSERGVFIGRHVVPRDREFYEIRNPADTRQVIAKFPRLRRDDAREAINIAKDSFIKWSKTLPVERARILYKVADIIESRADEMAKTLTLEEGKTVPDSMFEVVRTINLLRFYAGLITRGQGKVIQSQDKNTIIMTTREPLGVISVITPWNFPLSLPAWKIIPAIATGNTVVWKPASITPTIAYELVKAFYDAGLPEGVLNLVTGSASEVGDELVTNKDIDAITFTGSLQTGKEINEKVGRLNRFIRVQLELGGKNAMVLSRNGDVNLAVELTVRSAFGLTGQACTATSRFLIPEDMHDEVLGKLVERTKKIVVGNGLRNGVDMGPLASKEQYDKILSYIEIGKSEGAKLIYGGQPIRGSEEFDHGYFVTPTIFDGVTPDMRIAKEEIFGPVLAVMTYRTLDEAIDIVNSTEYGLIAGIVTRDISEAAKFIEDAKVGVVKVNKPTIGLEPWVPYGGVKGSGNDMYKEMGEEAIEFFTRIKATYIGY; this is encoded by the coding sequence ATGAGTGAAAGAGGTGTATTTATTGGTAGGCATGTGGTTCCACGAGATAGAGAGTTCTATGAAATCAGGAATCCAGCTGATACTAGGCAGGTGATAGCTAAGTTCCCTAGGTTAAGGAGGGATGATGCAAGGGAAGCCATAAACATAGCTAAGGATTCATTCATAAAGTGGAGTAAGACATTGCCTGTGGAGAGGGCTAGGATATTGTATAAGGTTGCTGACATTATTGAGTCAAGGGCTGATGAGATGGCTAAAACATTAACGCTAGAGGAGGGTAAGACCGTTCCTGACAGCATGTTTGAGGTTGTTAGAACCATCAACTTGTTAAGATTCTACGCAGGCTTAATAACAAGGGGTCAGGGTAAGGTTATTCAATCACAGGACAAGAACACGATAATAATGACTACTAGGGAACCACTTGGTGTTATATCGGTTATAACACCATGGAACTTCCCACTATCATTACCGGCTTGGAAAATAATACCAGCAATAGCCACAGGTAATACTGTTGTTTGGAAGCCTGCAAGCATAACACCAACAATAGCCTATGAGCTTGTTAAGGCCTTTTACGATGCAGGACTACCAGAGGGCGTACTGAACCTGGTCACTGGGTCAGCTAGTGAGGTTGGTGATGAGTTAGTGACGAATAAGGATATTGATGCAATAACCTTCACAGGTAGTTTACAAACTGGTAAGGAGATTAATGAGAAGGTTGGTAGGCTGAATAGGTTCATTAGGGTTCAACTTGAGTTAGGTGGTAAGAACGCCATGGTTCTATCCAGGAATGGTGACGTTAACTTAGCAGTGGAGTTAACGGTTAGGTCAGCCTTCGGTTTAACTGGTCAAGCCTGCACAGCAACCTCAAGGTTCCTAATCCCTGAGGACATGCATGATGAGGTTTTAGGTAAGCTAGTGGAGAGGACTAAGAAGATAGTTGTCGGTAATGGATTAAGGAACGGTGTCGACATGGGTCCATTAGCCAGTAAGGAACAGTACGATAAGATACTGAGCTACATTGAGATAGGCAAGAGTGAGGGAGCTAAGTTAATTTACGGTGGTCAACCAATAAGGGGAAGTGAGGAGTTTGACCATGGTTACTTCGTGACGCCTACAATATTTGACGGTGTAACGCCAGACATGAGGATAGCTAAGGAGGAGATATTTGGCCCAGTGTTAGCGGTAATGACCTATAGGACACTTGATGAGGCAATAGATATAGTTAACTCGACCGAGTACGGCCTAATAGCGGGCATAGTTACTAGGGATATTAGCGAGGCAGCCAAGTTTATTGAGGACGCTAAGGTTGGGGTTGTTAAGGTCAATAAGCCAACAATAGGCCTTGAACCATGGGTACCCTATGGGGGTGTTAAGGGTTCAGGGAATGATATGTATAAGGAGATGGGTGAGGAGGCTATTGAATTCTTCACTAGAATTAAGGCAACCTACATCGGTTACTGA
- the glpK gene encoding glycerol kinase GlpK, which translates to MVEGDYVLVIDQGTTGTRAALVTSDGSIMSYAYREHTQIYPKPAWVEHNPLEIWEKTKLVIKEAIEYAGVNPRRIAAIGVTNQRETTVVWDPRNGQPVYNAIVWQDRRTSRLVDYLKRNYSGMIQERTGLIPDAYFSGTKLWWLLDNVPGLRDKAQKGEVVFGTIDTWVIWNLTKGNKDVLTPERGGAHVTDYSNASRTMMFNIHKLEWDSELLEIEGKIPEGILPLPRPSSDKSIYGYTGPEVSQILSGISVPVCGDAGDQQAALFGQVGFDVGEVKSTYGTGNFILMNIGEKPVKSKTNLLTTIYYSLEEGKAMYALEGSIFITGAAVQWLRDGLKIIEVSDEVEPLASAASDTGGVYFVPAFVGLGAPYWDQYARGLIIGITRGTERKHIARAVLESIAYLTRDVLEAMMSDIGVKSPRIKVDGGAARNNFLMQFQADITGIEVWRPSVFESTSLGVGYLAGLAVGLWRSIDDVRQNWKLDRVFKPKMNPNTRERLYKGWKAAVQRALGWAKEVPWAYELS; encoded by the coding sequence ATGGTTGAGGGTGACTATGTCCTAGTGATTGACCAAGGCACTACGGGTACTAGGGCCGCGTTAGTAACAAGTGATGGTTCAATAATGAGTTACGCATACCGTGAGCACACTCAAATTTACCCTAAGCCTGCGTGGGTTGAGCATAATCCATTGGAGATATGGGAGAAGACTAAGTTGGTCATTAAGGAGGCCATTGAGTATGCTGGGGTTAATCCAAGGAGGATTGCGGCAATTGGGGTTACGAACCAACGTGAAACAACAGTAGTCTGGGATCCTAGAAATGGGCAACCAGTCTATAATGCAATTGTTTGGCAGGATAGGAGGACTTCACGGTTAGTTGATTACTTGAAGCGAAATTATTCAGGTATGATTCAAGAAAGGACTGGGCTTATACCTGATGCTTACTTCTCAGGGACGAAGCTTTGGTGGCTTCTTGATAATGTACCGGGACTTAGGGATAAGGCTCAGAAGGGTGAGGTGGTTTTTGGCACAATCGATACGTGGGTGATCTGGAACTTAACTAAGGGTAATAAGGATGTGCTTACCCCTGAGAGGGGTGGGGCTCATGTAACTGACTATAGTAACGCTTCTAGGACTATGATGTTTAATATCCATAAGCTTGAATGGGATAGTGAACTACTGGAGATTGAGGGTAAGATACCTGAGGGTATACTACCGTTACCAAGACCATCAAGTGATAAGAGCATTTATGGGTATACGGGACCTGAGGTCTCCCAAATACTCAGTGGCATTAGTGTACCAGTGTGCGGTGATGCTGGTGACCAGCAGGCAGCCTTATTTGGGCAGGTTGGTTTTGATGTTGGTGAGGTTAAGTCAACCTACGGTACAGGTAACTTCATATTAATGAATATTGGGGAAAAGCCCGTAAAATCTAAGACTAACCTATTAACAACAATCTATTACTCTCTTGAGGAGGGTAAGGCTATGTACGCTCTTGAAGGAAGCATTTTCATCACTGGTGCCGCCGTTCAATGGCTTAGGGATGGACTTAAGATAATTGAAGTGTCCGATGAAGTGGAGCCACTGGCTTCGGCTGCTTCAGATACTGGTGGCGTTTATTTCGTACCTGCCTTTGTGGGTTTAGGGGCACCCTATTGGGACCAATATGCCCGTGGTCTAATAATAGGTATTACAAGAGGTACTGAAAGAAAACATATCGCTAGAGCTGTGCTTGAGTCAATAGCATACCTAACCAGGGATGTTCTTGAGGCAATGATGAGTGACATTGGGGTTAAGTCGCCTAGAATTAAGGTTGATGGAGGGGCTGCTAGGAACAATTTCCTAATGCAATTCCAAGCAGATATAACAGGTATTGAGGTTTGGAGACCATCAGTGTTTGAATCAACATCACTAGGAGTAGGCTATTTAGCTGGCTTGGCAGTAGGCCTTTGGCGTAGTATTGATGATGTTAGGCAGAATTGGAAACTTGATAGGGTATTTAAACCCAAGATGAACCCTAATACTAGGGAGAGGCTATATAAGGGCTGGAAGGCTGCAGTACAGAGGGCCTTAGGGTGGGCTAAGGAGGTGCCGTGGGCTTATGAACTTAGTTAA
- a CDS encoding ABC transporter substrate-binding protein has product MIVFNEITGEAIAIPDEPKRIVSLSPAITETLFELGLGDKVAGVTVYCHRPPEARLKPKVATYMGVLLERLKDVNPDLILMTTGVQRSVVNVVKNIAPTYPIPIPVTVYGILDFVKKVALITNVPERGEELALELMFNLAKLTKACPPLRTYVELEFEKPYTAGAHTYIDSLLKVIGLRNVFGNEPRAYFTPNAIPGDVDLVIYDPKPFRRRSSEDVINSLRIRGIKAVHYLITEGDELAHHGPYLIKSTAHKITEVCRGI; this is encoded by the coding sequence GTGATTGTATTTAATGAGATCACGGGAGAGGCCATAGCAATACCTGATGAGCCTAAGAGGATTGTGTCCCTAAGCCCAGCAATAACTGAAACACTCTTTGAACTAGGCTTAGGTGATAAGGTCGCTGGAGTAACGGTGTACTGCCATAGGCCTCCTGAGGCACGCCTTAAACCTAAGGTAGCAACTTACATGGGGGTCCTCCTGGAGAGACTTAAGGATGTTAACCCAGATTTAATACTAATGACTACTGGGGTTCAAAGAAGCGTAGTTAATGTAGTTAAGAATATAGCACCCACATACCCTATCCCAATACCAGTGACGGTGTACGGCATACTAGATTTCGTAAAGAAAGTAGCCTTAATCACTAATGTGCCTGAAAGAGGGGAGGAATTAGCATTGGAACTTATGTTCAACTTAGCTAAGTTAACTAAGGCTTGCCCACCCCTGAGAACATATGTTGAATTAGAGTTTGAGAAACCGTACACAGCAGGGGCTCATACATACATTGATTCATTACTTAAGGTTATTGGTTTAAGGAATGTGTTCGGTAATGAACCAAGGGCGTACTTCACTCCTAATGCGATACCAGGTGATGTTGACTTAGTGATATATGATCCAAAGCCCTTTAGGAGGAGAAGTAGTGAGGATGTGATTAATAGCTTGAGGATTAGGGGTATTAAGGCAGTGCATTACCTAATCACTGAGGGTGATGAATTAGCTCACCATGGTCCCTATTTAATCAAGTCCACTGCACATAAGATTACTGAGGTTTGCCGAGGAATTTAA
- a CDS encoding FAD-dependent oxidoreductase has translation MTSFNPDVVVIGGGINGLFTTLDLSLRGFRVMLLERNVIGSGTSGRMHGLLHSGARYVVTDPKAAVECAEENKIIASIAPHAVEDTGGYYVAVDKDDEEYREQFIKGLRAANINYREVEPKDALKEEPNLNPEVKAVVEVPDKVVFAKDLMFSVAVSAYREGALIIQGAEVMGFNVNGDVIDEVVVKDHVTGDVRRVKPRVVVVAAGPWTYKVVRMARIEVDMMPTMGVMVVYQHRLTRRVINRMRMPSDGDILLPYASSSIVGTTAVIVDDPDNLAISDDDVNFLTSEGSRMVPVLSRIGVVRAYASVRPLIKMPGVNTREAARDFAIIRHDKPSNLVSVIGGKFTTGRLVGEKLSDEVSILLGSSRRSVTRSHPLFGVNLYDDLRELDNSLRNLALDFKGSIDEERGRVAALTLLTSEVIRNSRRVVGWS, from the coding sequence ATGACAAGCTTTAACCCAGATGTAGTTGTAATCGGTGGTGGGATTAATGGCTTATTCACAACCCTAGATTTATCGCTAAGGGGCTTCCGTGTAATGCTACTTGAGAGAAATGTTATCGGCAGCGGAACAAGCGGTAGAATGCATGGCCTACTTCACAGTGGAGCTAGGTATGTGGTAACAGATCCTAAGGCAGCGGTGGAGTGTGCTGAGGAGAATAAGATTATAGCAAGCATTGCTCCTCATGCGGTTGAGGATACGGGTGGCTACTACGTGGCCGTGGATAAGGATGATGAGGAGTACAGGGAGCAGTTTATTAAGGGATTAAGGGCTGCTAACATTAATTATAGGGAAGTTGAGCCTAAAGACGCCCTTAAGGAGGAGCCTAACTTAAACCCTGAAGTGAAGGCTGTGGTTGAGGTACCAGACAAGGTTGTTTTCGCTAAGGACCTCATGTTCAGTGTAGCGGTTTCCGCGTACAGGGAAGGAGCATTAATTATTCAGGGAGCTGAGGTAATGGGTTTCAATGTAAATGGTGACGTGATTGATGAAGTCGTTGTTAAGGATCATGTAACTGGAGACGTTAGGAGGGTTAAGCCGAGGGTTGTGGTTGTTGCTGCTGGTCCATGGACATATAAGGTAGTTAGGATGGCTAGAATTGAGGTTGATATGATGCCTACGATGGGTGTAATGGTTGTTTACCAACATAGGTTAACGAGGAGGGTCATAAATAGAATGAGGATGCCCTCTGATGGTGACATACTTCTACCTTACGCATCATCATCCATAGTGGGGACTACAGCCGTCATAGTTGATGACCCGGATAACTTAGCAATATCTGATGATGACGTTAACTTCCTCACCTCAGAGGGTTCAAGAATGGTTCCGGTTCTCTCCAGGATAGGTGTAGTTAGGGCTTACGCATCAGTTAGGCCATTAATAAAGATGCCTGGGGTTAACACTAGGGAGGCGGCAAGGGACTTCGCAATAATTAGGCATGATAAGCCAAGTAACCTGGTTTCAGTGATTGGTGGTAAATTCACCACAGGAAGGTTAGTGGGTGAGAAGCTTAGTGATGAGGTTAGTATCCTACTAGGTTCAAGTAGGAGATCAGTGACGAGGAGTCATCCATTATTCGGCGTTAACCTTTACGATGACTTAAGGGAGCTGGATAATTCGTTACGTAACCTTGCCTTAGACTTCAAGGGTAGTATTGATGAGGAGAGGGGTAGGGTTGCCGCCTTAACATTATTAACTAGTGAGGTAATAAGGAATAGCAGGAGGGTAGTGGGGTGGTCCTAA
- a CDS encoding APC family permease, which yields MAVTTSRELKKSSVGFLGSLYNSLAGQAPAYSIAGGAALIMSSAKAAAPLAMLITLLGVLAIVYSIFVTARKYPHAASFYAYVTNTINSRVGFLNGVVYTIFYSIVGIGSVAIAFAYLGVEGIYAVTGYQVNPLILLPIPVVLALVPAVLGIRPSIRTEISLTSVEVGVLLVFVALTFITNASRLSPLPFTINGTYASSPLDALSALSGGLVFAITYFMGFEVSTQLSEEVKDPRRNVPVSTLWATVFMGVLYMLVTYAILVNIGYSQYAVGNFVNEASGMGVNPVYTLIAHYLGEPGLVLFAVSVMISVFSCYLATLNATARMLYGMARDGLLPAWLSNTHPRYKSPHKALYFSTIIALLTIVMAYSASYLSGYVKPIELTYNAMQYAYAIDSLYYVISLILVAVGAFTVVAWYGKAIIAIGAALLAITLYYSVVNPSLLYILVASIVLVMVIEYVVLRDRLRNIKYSVCLNCS from the coding sequence ATGGCCGTAACCACTAGCCGTGAGTTAAAGAAGAGTTCAGTGGGTTTCCTGGGTTCACTATATAATTCACTTGCGGGTCAAGCACCAGCATACAGCATAGCCGGTGGTGCGGCATTAATAATGAGTAGTGCTAAGGCTGCTGCACCATTAGCCATGTTAATAACACTACTTGGTGTCCTAGCCATAGTTTACTCAATATTCGTTACTGCACGCAAGTACCCGCATGCAGCAAGCTTCTACGCATACGTAACTAATACAATAAACTCCAGGGTGGGTTTCCTTAATGGTGTTGTTTACACTATATTCTACAGTATTGTGGGTATTGGATCAGTGGCGATAGCGTTCGCATACTTAGGTGTGGAGGGTATTTATGCGGTAACTGGTTACCAGGTTAATCCCCTTATCTTATTACCAATACCAGTTGTGTTAGCACTAGTACCAGCTGTATTAGGTATAAGGCCCAGTATTAGGACTGAGATTAGTTTAACAAGTGTTGAAGTAGGAGTACTGCTTGTTTTCGTTGCATTAACATTCATTACTAATGCTAGTAGGCTTTCGCCACTACCATTCACAATAAATGGTACATATGCTTCAAGTCCCTTGGACGCGTTATCAGCATTATCAGGGGGCTTAGTGTTCGCAATAACGTACTTCATGGGTTTCGAGGTTAGCACCCAGTTATCTGAGGAAGTTAAGGATCCGAGGAGGAATGTACCAGTGAGTACACTATGGGCTACCGTGTTTATGGGTGTATTGTACATGCTTGTGACGTACGCCATACTGGTTAACATTGGTTACTCGCAGTATGCTGTGGGAAATTTTGTGAATGAGGCGTCAGGAATGGGGGTTAACCCAGTCTATACCCTTATTGCGCATTACCTAGGTGAGCCAGGTCTAGTTCTTTTCGCTGTAAGCGTAATGATTAGTGTGTTCAGCTGCTACTTAGCCACATTAAACGCAACAGCCAGGATGCTTTACGGCATGGCTAGAGATGGATTATTACCGGCCTGGCTCTCCAACACGCATCCGAGGTATAAGAGTCCACATAAGGCGCTTTACTTCAGTACTATCATAGCGTTATTAACTATTGTAATGGCCTATTCCGCATCATACTTAAGCGGTTACGTTAAGCCTATTGAGTTAACCTATAATGCAATGCAGTACGCCTACGCCATTGACTCACTCTACTATGTGATAAGCCTAATACTAGTGGCGGTGGGTGCATTTACGGTTGTTGCATGGTATGGTAAAGCCATTATAGCCATTGGTGCCGCCTTATTGGCCATAACCCTATACTACTCTGTGGTTAACCCATCATTACTCTACATCCTAGTTGCATCAATAGTATTAGTAATGGTAATTGAATACGTGGTACTAAGGGACAGGTTAAGAAACATTAAGTACTCTGTTTGTTTAA